A stretch of Myxococcus hansupus DNA encodes these proteins:
- a CDS encoding MBL fold metallo-hydrolase: MRFTLHRGVSLAVLASARTEADHHEDLGCSIQGPTARPVRRAFLPLKRQVAMLGREGSLREAQALVRWLEDTPRYAALCVGKTRRMGRRVLRPDVLFPEATKHRPRVLHLRQDALGLDVPVRSSEWPAVADFFAALARGATRAELRAFSALPVLAELMADLGQAGWLVRHEAPVEVPGPGALFVGHNTVLVAGREGRVLVDPYFRPAGAVDLPGYSPMQPRDVGRVDAVVITHSHGDHFHLGSLLQLPRDTRIFVPAVAKESLFSTDCALRLTQLGFTHVEPLRWGESRQVGDVTVSALPFHGEQPTDGDGPYPDLFNEGNTWLVRAPTFSAAFFADAGHDVRGDMSAVCQRVRREAPVDVLFCGVRGFRLAPIFFGFTTLEAFLVNVPREALTAPQRLMAGPEEALRYGALLGARYVVPCADGGAPWYWREGMGPRYDGYPGEPVSGASHLDENPDADPYPERLIEVRRTVKDAPRPLVLRPGESLRWRGARAPEVLRHPGFTWPFGSAA, encoded by the coding sequence ATGCGATTCACCCTGCACCGGGGCGTCAGTCTGGCTGTGCTCGCCTCGGCCCGGACGGAGGCCGACCACCACGAGGACCTGGGCTGTAGCATCCAGGGCCCCACCGCGCGTCCCGTGCGCCGGGCCTTCCTGCCGTTGAAGCGGCAGGTCGCCATGCTGGGCCGCGAGGGCTCGCTGCGCGAGGCCCAGGCGCTGGTGCGCTGGTTGGAGGACACCCCGCGTTACGCCGCGCTGTGCGTGGGCAAGACACGCCGGATGGGACGGCGGGTGCTGCGGCCCGACGTGCTGTTCCCGGAGGCGACGAAGCACCGGCCTCGCGTGCTGCACCTGCGCCAGGACGCGCTGGGCCTGGACGTTCCGGTGCGCTCGTCCGAATGGCCGGCCGTGGCGGACTTCTTCGCGGCGCTTGCTCGGGGCGCCACGCGCGCGGAGCTCCGCGCGTTCTCGGCCCTGCCCGTGCTGGCGGAGTTGATGGCGGACCTGGGGCAGGCGGGCTGGCTGGTGCGGCACGAAGCCCCCGTGGAGGTGCCTGGCCCCGGCGCGCTCTTCGTGGGCCACAACACGGTGCTCGTGGCCGGGCGCGAAGGCCGCGTGCTGGTGGACCCGTACTTCCGGCCCGCGGGCGCGGTGGACCTGCCGGGCTATTCGCCGATGCAGCCGCGCGACGTGGGCCGTGTCGACGCCGTGGTCATCACCCACTCGCATGGAGACCACTTCCACCTGGGCTCGCTGCTGCAACTGCCGCGCGATACGCGCATCTTCGTGCCCGCGGTGGCGAAAGAGAGCCTCTTCTCCACGGACTGCGCCCTGCGGCTGACGCAGCTCGGCTTCACCCACGTGGAGCCTCTGCGATGGGGCGAGTCCCGACAGGTGGGCGACGTCACGGTGAGCGCCTTGCCCTTTCACGGCGAGCAGCCCACGGATGGGGACGGCCCGTATCCGGACCTCTTCAACGAGGGCAACACGTGGCTGGTGCGCGCGCCCACGTTCTCGGCGGCCTTCTTCGCGGACGCGGGCCATGACGTGCGCGGGGACATGTCCGCGGTGTGCCAGCGCGTGCGCCGCGAGGCCCCCGTGGATGTGCTCTTCTGCGGCGTGCGGGGCTTCCGGCTGGCGCCCATCTTCTTCGGCTTCACGACGCTGGAGGCATTCCTCGTCAACGTGCCTCGCGAGGCGCTGACGGCGCCGCAGCGGCTGATGGCGGGGCCAGAAGAGGCCCTGCGTTACGGCGCGCTGCTCGGCGCGCGGTACGTGGTGCCGTGCGCGGACGGCGGCGCGCCCTGGTACTGGCGCGAGGGCATGGGGCCCCGCTACGACGGCTATCCCGGAGAGCCCGTGAGCGGCGCGAGCCACTTGGACGAGAACCCGGACGCGGACCCCTATCCGGAGCGGCTCATCGAGGTTCGGCGAACGGTGAAGGACGCGCCGCGTCCCCTGGTGCTGCGTCCGGGCGAGTCATTGAGATGGCGTGGCGCGCGCGCTCCAGAGGTGCTGCGCCACCCCGGCTTCACGTGGCCATTCGGCTCGGCGGCGTGA
- a CDS encoding OPT/YSL family transporter, which translates to MSLPAPSLPPEPPLPSAAGADSNSLQPRFGWLPPVGTWKYHLLLSAVALFVLGPLGGIAASYMNFSVGFFVGGQVLAGILGSAVTYGYGAEGKHGANYMQTMAASVASLCAMSVLIQSMVWLGMEMPAAWKLMLFVGCVGMFAVGVGMLYTPLLVDKLQLDYPSGLAVANILRALTDKRLLKVSISKLGGGTLLGAVAAWMTEKVAFVASIGTSAATLGAGMIVGSRITVPAIVMAVIGLVLLPTFREIGWLGPNDPFRKIGFVIGLGMICGAAVVDLSLLAIQAAKRIRERAGVKDEAAEESWKKVNVPRLLAWVVVWGGATLLVGTQVLDQPVGWLLFGMLLSLLFVLINGISFGITDQNPISSAFVISVLLMSMVGLRIPLVGMMAATILLISTSVGCDMQQDRSTGWRLGTNRVTQFRYQVLGVIMGALLCVGLARVFMTAYPALTINQLDNPNAEVGQWGSAMTYKLVGAIRDLGSLSQAVVNALLIGLAIGFVYELLRKVVRNNARYQAYVKSSRTGFAVGWTVDALLLPSPYASSFGGFVAFPVSLWFGAGGIVTSVWNTFSQRGQPAVSGSPGEGEALPEDMSTMSLMGGGLIAGESLFFLIAGLIGLAALLA; encoded by the coding sequence ATGTCATTGCCTGCCCCCTCGCTCCCCCCCGAGCCCCCGCTGCCGTCTGCCGCGGGCGCTGATTCTAACTCCCTCCAGCCCCGCTTCGGCTGGCTCCCCCCGGTGGGGACGTGGAAGTACCACCTGCTGCTGAGCGCGGTGGCCCTGTTCGTCCTGGGGCCCCTGGGCGGCATCGCCGCCTCGTACATGAACTTCAGCGTGGGCTTCTTCGTCGGCGGACAGGTGCTGGCCGGCATCCTCGGCAGCGCCGTCACCTACGGCTACGGCGCGGAGGGCAAACACGGCGCCAACTACATGCAGACGATGGCCGCGTCGGTGGCCTCGCTGTGCGCCATGTCCGTGCTCATCCAGTCCATGGTGTGGCTGGGCATGGAGATGCCCGCCGCCTGGAAGCTGATGCTCTTCGTCGGCTGCGTGGGCATGTTCGCGGTGGGCGTGGGCATGCTCTACACGCCGCTGCTCGTGGACAAGCTCCAACTGGACTACCCGTCCGGGCTGGCGGTGGCCAACATCCTGCGCGCCCTCACGGACAAGCGCCTGCTCAAGGTGTCCATCTCCAAGCTGGGCGGCGGCACGCTGCTGGGCGCCGTGGCGGCCTGGATGACGGAGAAGGTGGCCTTCGTCGCCTCCATTGGCACCAGCGCGGCGACGCTGGGCGCGGGCATGATTGTCGGCAGCCGCATCACCGTGCCCGCCATCGTGATGGCCGTCATCGGCCTGGTGCTGCTGCCCACCTTCCGGGAAATCGGCTGGCTCGGCCCGAATGACCCGTTCCGCAAGATCGGCTTCGTCATTGGCCTGGGGATGATTTGCGGCGCGGCCGTGGTGGACCTGTCCCTGCTGGCCATCCAAGCGGCGAAGCGCATCCGCGAGCGGGCCGGGGTGAAGGACGAAGCCGCGGAGGAGTCCTGGAAGAAGGTCAACGTCCCCCGGCTGCTGGCCTGGGTGGTCGTCTGGGGCGGCGCGACGCTGCTGGTGGGCACGCAGGTGTTGGATCAGCCCGTGGGCTGGCTCCTCTTCGGCATGTTGCTGTCCCTGCTGTTCGTGCTCATCAACGGCATCTCCTTCGGCATCACCGACCAGAACCCCATCTCCAGCGCCTTCGTCATCTCCGTGCTGCTGATGTCCATGGTGGGCCTGCGCATCCCGCTGGTGGGCATGATGGCCGCCACCATCCTGCTCATCTCCACCTCGGTCGGCTGTGACATGCAGCAGGACCGCTCCACCGGCTGGCGCCTGGGCACCAACCGCGTCACCCAGTTCCGCTACCAGGTGCTGGGCGTCATCATGGGCGCGCTCCTGTGCGTGGGCCTGGCGCGCGTGTTCATGACGGCGTACCCGGCCCTCACCATCAATCAGCTCGACAACCCCAACGCCGAGGTCGGCCAGTGGGGCTCCGCGATGACGTACAAGCTGGTGGGCGCCATCCGGGACCTCGGCTCGCTGTCGCAGGCCGTCGTGAATGCCCTGCTCATCGGCCTGGCCATCGGCTTCGTCTATGAGCTGCTGCGCAAGGTGGTGCGGAACAACGCGCGCTACCAGGCCTACGTGAAGAGCTCCCGCACGGGCTTCGCCGTCGGCTGGACGGTGGATGCGCTCCTGCTGCCCAGCCCCTATGCATCGTCGTTCGGCGGCTTCGTGGCGTTCCCCGTGTCGCTGTGGTTCGGCGCGGGCGGCATCGTGACGTCCGTCT